Proteins found in one Armatimonadota bacterium genomic segment:
- a CDS encoding LamG domain-containing protein, which translates to MKALLPVVTLLGITISCAAQPPVAALSFDEGQGRIALASSPFGHRARITAPQWVPGKIGTALSFTAEDSAVRLGRRAWLNLDQQLTLEAWICPGAPDDRSHIIIAKNDEYLLRLDKQPEGGRISFFVHVGTPAVNWEPRVSSKTPPEPGKWTHVVATWDGASLRMYIDGALQDERARVGFPNPNPYPVMIGNFEYPSCHGGSFGGLIDEVRIYNRALTQDEVAQRYAATR; encoded by the coding sequence ATGAAAGCATTGCTCCCTGTTGTGACGCTGTTGGGCATCACCATCTCCTGCGCCGCGCAGCCGCCGGTAGCAGCCTTGTCTTTCGACGAGGGCCAGGGGCGCATTGCCCTGGCTTCATCACCCTTCGGGCACCGCGCTCGCATAACCGCGCCGCAATGGGTGCCCGGCAAGATCGGGACCGCGTTGTCCTTCACTGCCGAGGATTCCGCTGTGCGACTGGGCCGCCGCGCGTGGCTCAACCTTGACCAGCAGCTCACCCTGGAAGCCTGGATCTGCCCCGGTGCTCCCGATGACCGGTCGCACATCATCATCGCGAAGAACGACGAGTACCTCCTGCGCCTGGACAAGCAGCCCGAAGGTGGGCGTATCTCCTTCTTCGTGCACGTGGGCACACCCGCGGTAAACTGGGAGCCGAGGGTATCCAGCAAGACCCCGCCCGAGCCCGGCAAGTGGACCCATGTTGTGGCCACCTGGGACGGAGCCAGCCTGCGCATGTACATCGACGGCGCACTCCAGGACGAACGCGCTCGAGTGGGATTCCCGAACCCCAATCCGTACCCCGTGATGATCGGCAATTTCGAGTACCCCAGTTGCCACGGCGGGAGCTTCGGTGGGCTAATCGACGAGGTCCGCATCTACAACCGCGCGCTGACTCAGGACGAGGTTGCCCAGCGATACGCGGCTACGCGGTGA